Proteins from a single region of Nocardiopsis dassonvillei subsp. dassonvillei DSM 43111:
- a CDS encoding response regulator codes for MPVSVLLVDDQPLVRAGFRMILESAPHLSVVGEASDGREAVRATRGLLPDVVLMDVRMPGMDGIEATRQIVSWARPLGHRVRVLALTTFDLDEYAVEVLRAGASGFLLKDAPPAELVSAVEVVADGAAAISPAVLNRLLDRFAPLLPSASPATEPAEDTLTAREHEVLRLLARGWSNAEIAAHLVLGETTVKSHVGSILTKLELRDRVQAVVYAYEHGLVRPGERDHGSGPHSG; via the coding sequence GTGCCCGTCTCAGTACTGCTGGTCGACGACCAGCCCCTCGTCCGCGCCGGCTTCCGCATGATCCTGGAGTCCGCCCCGCACCTGTCCGTCGTGGGCGAGGCCTCCGACGGCCGCGAGGCGGTCCGGGCGACCCGCGGCCTGCTGCCCGACGTCGTCCTCATGGACGTGCGCATGCCCGGCATGGACGGGATCGAGGCCACCCGGCAGATCGTGTCGTGGGCGCGGCCCCTGGGACACCGGGTACGGGTCCTGGCGCTGACCACCTTCGACCTGGACGAGTACGCCGTCGAGGTGCTGCGCGCGGGCGCCTCCGGGTTCCTGCTCAAGGACGCGCCGCCCGCCGAACTCGTCTCGGCCGTGGAGGTGGTCGCGGACGGGGCGGCGGCCATCTCCCCCGCGGTGCTCAACCGCCTGCTCGACCGCTTCGCCCCGCTCCTGCCCTCCGCCTCCCCCGCCACCGAACCCGCCGAGGACACCCTGACCGCCCGCGAGCACGAGGTCCTGCGCCTGCTCGCACGCGGGTGGTCCAACGCCGAGATCGCCGCCCACCTGGTCCTGGGCGAGACCACCGTCAAGTCCCACGTCGGCAGCATCCTCACCAAGCTGGAACTGCGCGACCGGGTCCAGGCGGTGGTCTACGCCTACGAGCACGGACTGGTCCGCCCCGGTGAGCGCGACCACGGCTCCGGACCCCACTCCGGCTGA